The Branchiostoma floridae strain S238N-H82 chromosome 7, Bfl_VNyyK, whole genome shotgun sequence region GACAATGCAATATATGTTTAAACAGTGTAGGGTCTTGTGGCGACTGGGTGTTTGGGTTTAAATCCATTGATGTGCCAGTCACCTTCTTCCCTAATTGGGCCTTCACtatgaaaccgaattagcaggaatcaagcagaaccaaccATAATGAAGTATTTgtaaaattcgtgccacattcgggttggaattccaaatggaccttatatccccttcacgcAAGAAGGAATAAGCCAAAATACCGTCAGAATAactattctttgtatattcctgggtatttctagacattctcacttcattccagatattcttttggccacattccggcaggattcgaagttgCTTGCCGTTTTGGTTATCCAACGAATAAGAGAAGAATGGTTTGAATAATGTTGAAATGCCGTAAAATGCGGTTATACTGTAGTTATtggaatagttagaatacactgagaatacactttgaatgccattcgacatttttacacatttttcgagcgccaaaagaacgggcacaaacatcttgaatgcagtaagaatgtctaaaatacactacaaattcgcaggaatagaaaagaatgttCATTCTGACAACATTCCGCCTCATTCTTGCTCTCTTGCCAAGGGGccttttgttgtgtgttgtgaCAACCCAACCCGCCATTCAAGTGTATGAAATGGTGGGACCCAACGGGAGTCAGAGAGAGGGAACAGTTGGACAGGGAGTCTGTCAGGAAATGTTGTGAGGCCAGGACGTGAATAAAAGGTGGAAAAGGATGAAACGTGCTGAATTATTACTTAAAAACGGACCTTCTAACATTGGCGTTGTCGGCAAGAAAGGCACTAGCAACGACCATCTTCACGTCGCTTAGGACAAACTATTGCTTTGTTTTGAGGCAACTTCGACGAACATATCTCTGCAATGATCAGCAAAGCATCGCGCAGACTACATTATTTGCGGTTGTTGACGAAGCAAGGTACCAGTGTGACGGACCTTATACAGATATACCTGACACTTGTACGTCCAGTACTTGAGTATGGCCATGTAATACTGGTCGGGTGCAGCAAAGAGCAGGAACTGGCCATTGAGAGGGTACAGCGTCGGGCCCTGTGCATCATCTCCCACGTACGGAGGAAGACGCAGCGTGCCCGACTTGCCCACCTTGAAAGCGTGACGGGAGGAGGCAGCGGTACAGCTGTTCGAAAGCATGCTCAGAGAAGACCACCCCCTGCATGACTTGGTTCCATCTACAAGAACAGGGGCCACGGGACTCACGCTTAGAAACTGTAGGACAATCAGTTTACCGAAAGCCCGCACTAAGAGGCTCGGCAAGTCCTTCCTCCATAGCGCCATCCGTCTATACAACAAGTAACACACAGTAGTGCCATCAACATGTGTGCTAGCCATTACCTGTACTGCTTGTAACTTGGTGCCGTTTTCCAATAAGCTGATTTTAATCTATTATGTATATTATGCACATGTTAACCTGAATCTACAAGTCGTTGTTCGTATATGCAgctattgttattatgtgttttgtgtggctatGGTAAACCCCCATGTGTGTAATAAGGTCAAAATTCTGGTAAATGTGCGTTTGCACGcaaaaaccttaataaataaaacattgacattgacattgatatCTAGAATAAAATGGAATATTATTCCTAAAATAGATGTAACACATGGAGAACGTTAAAGAACCTACTTTTCGGTGATAGGATAAAAACCTTCAGTTGTTTGACCGCATCCTTTCCAATTACATACAATTGATGTCACAGTGTGATGTATACAGGTTATTATTAGAGCCTGACTTTAGCCGCGCCCTTTGTAATCTCCTCGCAATTGGATCAAATGGCTGCGAATAGTCTAagttaagcccccttcacaaaagagaaagaatgagccggaatgccgtcagagtgaatttttttcttatttctgaCAATTCCTGCAAATGGCTACTCGCAATGTGTTCCataaattctcactgcattgcAGCTATTTGTGCTTGTTCTTtaggctggcccgaaagtttttcgACAATAATTCACTGTTAAGTGTTATTGGTATATTATTCGTGAAGCGGTAtcggtcgttttaattcaacgttattCGTTATTTGCTATCATGAATTCGGCgctaagcgttaccaagaaattatTCGTAACCTGTCATACCCACGAAATCAAACGCTCttgaaaatacaggaaatggcatttcaaagaatccaaatttcaaaatgtctACTGGTTTTCTCCTCCGGTCAAAACTCAACTACGACGTACTTCAGTCAACTACATTGCGGTTTAACAAGGCACGACGTACCAGACAGTTCACACTAACTGGCTCCAATACGACTCAACTTACCCGATTACTTCGTAGCTGTCTGAATTGCGAATAAGGATCTAACTTTCACAGTGCATCgtttatatgatatatgatatatatagaatgcaacacggtgtattccgtatcaccctcggtcccagcctgACCGCGGGAAGGTTGATCctacccgcgggagggctgggaccgagggtgatgcagaatacacggtgttgtatttacctccatgaaatgtcatggcgGTTACATTTTGAAAGCgcttgcctgtctgtctgtgtacaagataactcatgaacggctggattggtttcatacttgctGTGTtagtggggtgtgatgaaagctggaaatggttagattttggtccccctagcggctttccttggcaCTTCAGCGCAaattccggttttgctatcaggtgctctgaacaagctatggccacgaattttgagtattagatagctcttgtgctcaggaataagtgactaagtttgggctccctagcgacTAGTTGTAGGAtagcaggagcatttttgtcaaaaacttctgaagcggataactcaagaagggaacagcgcattttcatgatttttcgtATGTAGGTATCTCAGACaataaaaaattgtaaaaattaaaatatcaattatgcaagaaagaagcacatttgcataattaatgagaataatctatcatagcagttttttcaatgtatctcttgtcccaaacatgataaaattttgaaattctagtggtagatagctttcagcgtcatgacaaagtggggcaagttatAGTTCCCTAACCTtcatttttggaactgcaggggcatttttgtcaatacatTGCAAAGGgaataactgcagaaaggaatgacggattgacatcattttaggcatgcagtaCAAGCACAGGACAAAGCGTAAACAAACGGGGCTGTATCCAGGCAGTGACGCGTTAATACGTCATAATTAAGGTCGTTAGAcagcatatactgtaaatgcagagactttcgcggtggtttaatgttcgcagttttcgcggtagCCGCTTCATtgcgaacgtaaaaccaccgcgaacatttttccatggccgttaaagactacagtacatggtgctgtcgcgaacgtaaaaccaccgcgaaattaaatcccctcgagcttaaatgcatttacagtagattagAACGGACGCATAACCAAAATGGATCTTACCATCAAATTATTGAAAATTCTGTGCATGGAGCTAACAGTTATGTAAACACGTTGGCAGACTAGCATTTTGTGCATACGAGGTATTTTTGCTTAGTAATACGTTCATAAAAGCTTCCACTAAAAACAGGGCACACATCTGTCACCATATATACAATGTCCGAAGACCTCCCTTTTTAATATGGGAAGCGTTACCTTATCATATATTGACACTCTTAATTTACTCTTTAGACATTTACTCTCAAATCAATAACCTAAAATATCGATTTTTAATTTTTACGAGAACTTATACTAATGGCAAAATCTGTGTTGACATATGTCACAGAGCGCAAAACATGAAGTTACATGCATTGACGTTTATCAATAACAACTGCCagaaaatatttctatcatCTTACAGTGGAATCATGTGATAAAATTCTGTTGGGACGTATATGGCTCCAAACCTAGAGATCCTGGGGAATCCTATTAAGCTACTGATTTTTTTGCCCTGGAAAAAAGCAGATTACACGACTTTCCACAGCACAATAAACGGTATTTCAGATGCTTAAACTATGCTTAACgctgacgtattttccttcatTACTGGTCTATACAAcccttatacgagtacgtaaagatTAGTGTTTCTTGGTCCTTACGTAGGCGCGGATAGATCCGATCCCCCCAGATGTagaaatgagtacctgactttggaGACTTCGACTCCCCGGCACACCGTGCCAAAGACACCGTATACGTAtattagactcccttgcagtcttcggacggagccgtgtttttttttttgtggggggggggggtggttNNNNNNNNNNNNNNNNNNNNNNNNNNNNNNNNNNNNNNNNNNNNNNNNNNNNNNNNNNNNNNNNNNNNNNNNNNNNNNNNNNNNNNNNNNNNNNNNNNNNTACGTATGTAACAACACAATGGCTCCACTGTCTTACCAAAATCTATTGGAATACCCTTCACCTTACCTTTTATCAGTGTCCAAGATAAGAACAATGTTCCAACGGAGAGAAGCTTGACGAGCAACATGTTTGTGCTTAGtatggaaaatgaaatattattcCTAAAATAGGAGGGAGTTATGAACACCTCAAGAACGTTAAAGAACCTactaccttttgaaaaaaaataggggCCCTTTTCGGTGTGATAGGATCAAAACCTTCAGTTCTTTGACCGCACCCGTTCCAATTACTTATAATTGATGTCATAATGTATACAGGTTATTATTAGAACCTGAATTCAGCCGCGCCctttgtaagctcctcacaattcaactGGCTGCGAATAGTGTAagttaagcccccttcacaaaAGAgcaagaatgaatgaatgcattaatttattgctcaacaatcgcacagggtacaacgtgtggcaaccaataacaactaaaagatgtacagacaatagtactaagagtctacattcaaaacatcaacaaaacattatcgataacagtacagttatgtttGAGTATTAAACCTGGtatcgcatttggaatacaatataaagaaactggccaacgtggacggatatatgagttgaacacgAGAGCAAtatatggaaaatatcgttttctgcaccagtaagagagatgtgtgttttggtcaagaatgagccagaatgccgtcaaaatgctatttttttctattcctgaCAATTCCTTGCTATTCGTAGcgtgttccagaaattctcactgcatctCAGCTATTTGTGTCGGTTCTTTTCGCTGGcccaaaagtttttgacatgttaaaaacagtaaaaagtgcattcgaagtggagaagtATCGAATGGTATTCAAAGTGGATTGTATTTGATATAGACCAAAGTATAGACAGCATCACAGCCACAGTCCCATtcgtttttccacaaccccCGTAATGTTTTGAATTGATGTGCTTATTTGAGTTTATGTGCTTATTTTGAAAGTCATCATACACTGATAGTAGTTGTGATTTTAGGCTTTTAAATCTTGCATCATCTTTCATACTTGATGAAGTATTCCCGATCATTTTTCAGGCTGAGGAGAAAATGTGGGGGACGATATTGGGGAACAGAATGGCCACGTTCCTGATGTATGTAAGTATAGCAATGCTCTGTATTAGAAATAGACTTTAGGCCATGCATGTCGATTCGATTATATAAATGACATCTGCTCGCGCATCAATTTTGACCGtttaaaacgttttgtacaaagtaGCAACTATCTGCCCTAAATTGCCGATACAAGTATTGGAAAACGAATGTATTTTTAATAATGGAAGATTCAATTCCATTGTTaaggaacaaaaagaaaagaatctcATAAATGTTTGACcgttttccaaaaaaagaagttttcgatCACATTTCAAGTTGTACGAAGCAGCCACAAAATGAGCAACTACCTGCTCTAATTTACAAATCCAAAAATTGGAAAACGGATACTTATGTTGTTTTACAAATGtaaaaagtcaatttttttttcaaagtcaaagaaaaggatgtgaaagaacaaaaagaaagaatcGATTTTGGGGCATGCCATACTTTGTTTTTAGTCATTAGTTCAACGTTccttataataatgataataatagccttcattgcacattcatgacctatcgggctaagtacaggcatattgattcaaagggtagtaatacagtagacatggtttctaatactaatctaaaacatggattctaaaactagtctaatacatttgttcggcttcttctcgtttcttagtaatgttaaatatgtagctagagatgtgttggtataatatcgtctgatcaaaactcataagaaaaattaatttttcaaaaCTAGACAAATatgaccccctcccctctcctAGGGCGGCGGCGATTGTAGTGTCGGCcactaggggcgcgattttagtcaggctaaccaATACATATTTCATTGGTTTGGACAAAGAAAAAATACCCTTCACGCACAGACATAACTATATGATATTGCTATCACATTCTTTGGTTTTGTATTTTCTCGTTCGGTAACCTAACAAGCTGAGTGACGTCACTGCCGGAGGAGCCACAGTTTTCCCTGTCGCAAACGTCACCGTTCCAGTCGTGAAGGTGAGTCATCTTGACGCACATGTAAGAATAACGTCCTAATAGGTTCCAATAGATTCAAGACACAAGGGAAGACACTGTGTCAACCTGCTTAGCTTGCTGAAAGCAGACCTAAAGCACAGGGGCCGAACCCTtcctacaacagcaaagaaactcctGGAGCTGAGggagcttgcaggatgcaaagcacagtggaaaaggatgaagaaagactgaatgcagctacagGACTTTTCTAAGGCTGTAGATGCAGAAtacagtgaatgatgatgatgaaggctATCGTCCgtcgtcacatttccaaactggagCCCGGCGGGGCAGCTTTTGGAAACGAAacgtacgatataaaagacgacaaatacacaaaacggactAAAAGTGATTGAACAACATGCCTCGTGCATATTTCAACCAACATATATCTTTGTTTAGCTCTTACTTATTCAGTCTCCTGATATACCTTGTTTCAATTATGTAATCTTCTATCtacatgtctaaccttcatcaacgtaaagCCCGAGTAAGGCCCACGCGGGGCAATTCCTACCAGGGCCAGGGGCCGGCCCGTTGTTTGcgaaaacgaaaaattaaagtttatgccaatgtATAGTGCACGAGAATATATTATTCAGTTACAGAATATAATACATCAAGCAAATGGacacattttcaaaagattcagaggtttcagacagcattcacTGTCTTGTAATCAGTGTCTAAATCTTAAGTCACTTATAAGAGATAATACAAAGACGTGGGCCTATACAGATTTATACTGTAAGTGGAGACAAATGGTTGTGTGTTTGCTTCATTTTCAGAACGCCGGGTTGTTGTTTATGGATCTGCTACGGTCGGGGCGTGGTGATGTGAACAGTCTACATGCCGGGTGTCCTGTTGTTATCGGATCCAAGTGGAGTAGGTCCATTATCATACACTGAGTAAAGCCTGGCTATTGCACAGAGTTGTAGCCAGCctaaaattattttccgtcccctcgattttgcaTCCTATCGAGTGCCTAAGGCGCGAGACGTCGGGATATTTCTAGGTTGGTTCGGGtgcatgcccccccccccccagaaaattttcaaatctagaccctctgaaacaatatttcctgcattttgaggtgtacatTTTGCTGGTAGATTAAGCTGTTTAATGGCATCttattttggtgaaaaattacacaagggagataTTTGTGGTAACCGTtataacctctggatggattgtgatggttttgtttatttgttttcaattgTTCCATTTTATGGACCTTTTTCCTTCTCTTCGTTTCTATTGCATGTTATACTTGTATACACTTTGCCAGCCGTTGATGATGATTTTACCGATAGAATAACTCCTGGTGGGTAGCACTATTATTATTACTTTACCTTTCTTTTGGAAACGTTTGGTACTCCTTTAGCGTTGTATTTTTCAAAGGTTTGGACTAGGGAAACACCGAAGATGGGGCAGATccttgcatctgcttggagatgacttCAGCATGCACCAATAAGATATTTCGGACACTAGCTCGACTACGCATGCACAAGCGACAGTAAtactgggtaatatgtcaaaggtaaaggcccctgagACGTTAAGAGTCTCGTGTGGAcatttgtactctccaagcagaggtaaggctccgactgtttttttaacgttttttagtcgtttttatcgggctttttattttgcattgtatcttgtattgtcaaaacctaacgcgtacttcaagaaaaatgacaaaatagaaagcccgagaaaaacgactaaaaaaacgtcgaaaaacagccggagcctaacctctgattggagagtagaACATTTGCgcaacaatgtccagacggtACGTAATGTCGCCTGCAAAATTGCGGAATGTTAACTGTTAAgggccttcatctttgacatattacccaaaGTTCCTGTCACCCGCGCATGCGTAGACGAATGTATACAATAGCTTCTACACATGGCGCTATTAGCAAGTCTTTTGCAACATTCGAATGAATAGGAGGCTTTCCCTCATGTTTATTGAGTTTTGTTGCAATTTCTTTCAGTTGCCAACAAATGGATACACGAGGGCGGAAATGAGTTCCGGAGAAAATGCGGACTCAGCCCGAACGAGTGACTGCTCCATAGGACAAACTCGGCGTTTTATGAATGACCAGAATACTGTTAAGAATATGAGAAAACAACTTAACATAATTACTGTGCAGCAATATCTTGTAATTTTCCCATAAGTAAACTATTTAACATAGATGGCACAAGTAATATTTATGGAACGTAGTTTTAATACATGACGTAAAGACGTATTTTACTAAAACATCGATTTTTGTGCTTAAGGTCACGTTGGCTTGATCATATGAATTACATCCCCTTGGAACCCAAATGCTGACATGAGGTTGCCTTCATTATTAAATCTAAGCTAAGTGTTTAGGAAGGTTGaaaaaatgactaaacacacagaatatgccagaaagcaattactcaagcaactggatgatgTTGGCAACGGTCAGACGTtccagatagtatccactatctgaCGAAAGAAAATGggtactatctgaaacgtctgaccgtttccaaaatcatatccagctgcttgagtaactgctttttggcatatcttattacctggatgtctaatcttcatcgacgcaCACAGAGTATGGTCTACTGATGAACAGGAGATTCTTCATGTATGGCCTCACATATCGTCTTTGAATTTGGAAGTAACGTTGAAAGTGTTCTAAGTCATAGGCACTGATGTATGTTATGATATAAGTTGCTGAATGGTAGTGGGCATTGTCAGAAGACGGATTAAAATTACAACGTTGTGAATTCCTTAACTGTTGTAGCTAGTTACTTACATATGCTATCAGACATTAGACCTAGTAAAATCATGTATttccttccaacactgaattaatatagggattACCCTAAATTGTCGGTCGAACtccgtcaaccttgttcacagaatgacccttctccagcagtgacgtcaggaacacaccacttttgcaggagggggtcataagtatcagaaagtctatgtggTGGTNNNNNNNNNNNNNNNNNNNNNNNNNNNNNNNNNNNNNNNNNNNNNNNNNNNNNNNNNNNNNNNNNNNNNNNNNNNNNNNNNNNNNNNNNNNNNNNNNNNNTAGACCCACTAAACCTAGGACCATTGTACGTTGTGATATACAAAAAATTATCAAGACTATATGGCATACGTATTATctgactttctgcaacttatggtCCACTGATCAGTTATATGATACATACGTATACGCATATAAACTGTTTGTCTAAAACACAAAAACTATAACTTCATACATCAAACATACCGgtatattatgtacatctctgtctaagctacctaatATAATCTAAATATCATCTAAAGATGTCGTTCCtttgtccagttatcctccttagaagattttgagaaaaacgcccctgcagttccagagtaacctgctaggggacccaaacatacaccacatattccttacgtcacaagctatcttcCACCAAAaattcaagaccatagcacatctaggtcaaaagatacaacaaacggaaattctgctgcagtaccaaggtcataatATACCAAGAGGCCCAAAATTggccttgaccttcgtcttctcaacacctacccacatatacaatgtaccaaatatcattacaatccatctagaggttcATGTGTTATGCTGACCataaatatccggaaacacaaacaaacaaagacacacacagacacacatgcacgcagacagacagacacaccgaaaactatatctcaatttttcatggagattaAAATGAAGAAAGTGTAGGCGGAACGCGCTGCACACTGCATGACTGAATGTGTTTAATCAGGTATcaaatgacctttcaccccgCTGTAGCAGtaacctttcaccccttgctgctccaggcagacttgcaggaggattgtgtggaggtaataatcatcactGGAAGCAGGCAAGAACCAGATATACATACAAATTAAGACTGCATTGATATAAAATATAGCGGGTAGAGGCCATTTATATGGTATGTGGGCTACATTAGTcagaaatgtaagacttttcGGGGTGATCGACGAGAAtggtggaggggaggggggcatctttacctTCTCGGAAACAACGTCTCATAACACTTATTTATCCGCAACCCCCGTCCCAataagtagttcgggttaaaatagtgcaccgcagtacttgcaaaggccgtagctTAATCTTCCGTtcacaacagcgaggtggaatcaaaaggacaaaatattgTCACTATACaggtcgaaccaaatatggaaacctgGGCGTAAACAATTACCGCTTGCGGTCCTGTCTATCATCATGATTGACGGCGACAaagaagcgcttctgggatatccagaatgcgctctaGTTTCGAGCGCTTTTGGAAAGAAGCACATCTGGGATGCAGGCCTATCCCAGATGTGCATCTATCCCAAAATCGCTTTTGGGATAGATCAGCATATATTGGACCAATTTATtatatattgaaattgcaaaaacgcaGAAAAAAGCAAACAACTAATCGTAAAGAGCTTGTTAGGCCTACCATTTAAAGGTTAACgttatttgcttgcaaatgttatcgtttgaaacaagaaacagtcatgccttctataataccagagttaccaacctaggattgatgtgttcaaaaattcgtactttcccagaactatcgtagagtggaatttgttatcaccaagtacagtaggggcatcttctctaggtagttttaaagaacacttgcagatagatgtgcaaaagttaggtgtgacgggtcgttcagtgtaatataaccagctgctgctgcaccgcaagcctgcgaagctggtgtattatgccgaatggcggttataccggctatatagatacagatacagatatctaTCTAGTTTTAATTGGTCTGATTTCTTCTTTTATTGTACTTTTTAGGTTCGACATGGAAGAGGGAGGTATTGAGTATCCTACTGCTGTTCACCAGAACTTCGATGATGGGTCTCCTGCTGGATTTCTATGCAACCGGGATGCAAGTCAAACCAAAGACCAGCCAACAGCAAGCAAATCCAGTGCGGTCAGTCAACCGAAAGcaaacactggtgagaaaccctacatgtgtggggagtgtgggtacaggacggcatGGGAGTCTCatttatcccgacacatgagaacacacacaggagaaaagccattcaagtgtgaccagtgtgactattctgcagcagaaaAGTCGGCCGTGAAAcaacatctagcaaagcacaccggtgagaaaccctacatgtgtggggagtgtgggtacaggacatcaTTGAAGTCTAACTTATCTCGACACATaagaacacacacaggagaaaaaccatccaagtgtgaccagtgtgacaaGTCTACTGTACATCAATACAGCTTGGATCAACATCTAGCGAAACACACttgtgacaaaccctacatgtgtgatgagtgcgggtacaggacaactcagaaG contains the following coding sequences:
- the LOC118420268 gene encoding gastrula zinc finger protein XlCGF8.2DB-like isoform X2, translating into MEEGGIEYPTAVHQNFDDGSPAGFLCNRDASQTKDQPTASKSSAVSQPKANTGEKPYMCGECGYRTAWESHLSRHMRTHTGEKPFKCDQCDYSAAEKSAVKQHLAKHTGEKPYMCGECGYRTSLKSNLSRHIRTHTGEKPSKCDQCDKSTVHQYSLDQHLAKHTCDKPYMCDECGYRTTQKCHLSVHMRTHTGEKPYKCDQCGYSASHKSTLKQHLAKHAGEKPYMCGECGYRTSRKSHLSQHMRTHTGEKPYKCDQCDYSAAHKGSLDQHLFKHIGEKP
- the LOC118420268 gene encoding gastrula zinc finger protein XlCGF8.2DB-like isoform X1, with the protein product MCLIRYQMTFHPAVAVTFHPLLLQADLQEDCVEVIIITGSRFDMEEGGIEYPTAVHQNFDDGSPAGFLCNRDASQTKDQPTASKSSAVSQPKANTGEKPYMCGECGYRTAWESHLSRHMRTHTGEKPFKCDQCDYSAAEKSAVKQHLAKHTGEKPYMCGECGYRTSLKSNLSRHIRTHTGEKPSKCDQCDKSTVHQYSLDQHLAKHTCDKPYMCDECGYRTTQKCHLSVHMRTHTGEKPYKCDQCGYSASHKSTLKQHLAKHAGEKPYMCGECGYRTSRKSHLSQHMRTHTGEKPYKCDQCDYSAAHKGSLDQHLFKHIGEKP